From a single Candidatus Dependentiae bacterium genomic region:
- a CDS encoding MFS transporter gives MNKHIKTTNSWLSSTVLGFGLTSFFNDFSHEMTTAILPLFIKDLVGNTQAPFILGIMSGVSNGASTAMKFIAGPLSDIVISRKLLLLIGYTITPLFVGLIGFAHTAWIAIVYKTLAWLGRGLREPVRDAWIASVVESQNYGKAFGFNRALDTLGGIAGPLFAYLLLATVSLKTIFVFSFIPGTLSVVSLFYFVQDTAPLSSTNKTQQSLNIFARMAQLPENFKHYVLSTFVFRCGNFNKTLLIYRAQEMLTGTTSSYLVATGWAILLYILFNIIRAVSEYSLGAISDKASGKSRKNLLILAGFSLFGSISIGLIFVTTQWSLWMVIFILAGISAAAVTTLGKAYAADLLPTQLRGTGYGLLQSVEGIGDLISSLTVGLLWTFLGPWAGFSYAASLSFGAALLLMRSTTNNNTLAI, from the coding sequence ATGAATAAACACATTAAAACTACAAACTCCTGGCTCTCAAGCACAGTGCTAGGCTTTGGCCTCACAAGCTTTTTTAATGATTTTAGCCACGAAATGACAACTGCTATTCTACCCTTGTTTATAAAAGATTTAGTAGGCAATACACAAGCACCGTTTATTTTAGGCATTATGAGTGGCGTATCTAATGGTGCCTCTACTGCTATGAAATTTATAGCCGGACCTTTAAGTGATATAGTTATATCACGTAAACTTTTACTCCTTATAGGCTACACTATAACTCCTCTTTTTGTAGGACTTATAGGTTTTGCTCATACTGCGTGGATAGCAATTGTATATAAGACTTTAGCATGGCTAGGAAGAGGCCTACGCGAACCAGTACGTGATGCCTGGATAGCATCTGTAGTTGAGTCTCAAAACTATGGTAAAGCTTTTGGTTTTAATCGCGCTTTAGATACACTAGGTGGTATTGCAGGACCCTTGTTTGCCTACTTACTGCTTGCAACAGTCAGTTTAAAAACTATTTTTGTATTCTCTTTTATTCCAGGAACACTTTCTGTAGTTTCTCTATTTTATTTTGTACAGGATACTGCTCCTTTATCTTCTACTAATAAAACACAGCAAAGTTTAAATATATTTGCCCGTATGGCGCAATTGCCTGAGAATTTTAAGCATTACGTACTTAGTACATTTGTTTTTCGTTGTGGAAATTTTAATAAGACACTGCTTATCTATCGAGCACAAGAAATGCTAACTGGCACAACCAGTTCCTATTTAGTTGCCACAGGTTGGGCAATTCTCCTTTACATACTTTTTAATATAATCAGAGCAGTAAGTGAATATAGCTTAGGTGCTATAAGTGATAAGGCATCAGGTAAAAGCAGAAAGAATTTATTAATACTTGCTGGCTTTAGTCTTTTTGGCAGCATAAGTATTGGGTTAATTTTTGTAACTACTCAGTGGTCATTATGGATGGTTATTTTTATATTGGCAGGTATAAGCGCTGCTGCGGTTACTACCCTTGGAAAAGCATATGCAGCAGACTTACTACCTACCCAACTAAGAGGTACTGGTTACGGACTGTTACAATCAGTCGAAGGAATAGGTGATCTTATTTCAAGCTTAACAGTTGGCCTGTTATGGACATTCCTTGGCCCTTGGGCAGGCTTTTCTTATGCAGCATCTTTAAGCTTTGGAGCCGCTTTATTGCTTATGAGATCTACTACTAATAATAATACTCTAGCGATATAA
- a CDS encoding ankyrin repeat domain-containing protein, translating to MMYSYKWFLTFNAVFLSSWCNGLFDEKESVSKEIETHEFLPSAAITNIKELLNSISSYNYQNDNSNSNATTPVSSRANSGSTSEEIYQNYLTPKMPSMHSLLEQLSQGTKNHSSNMLKSSSENSTRILFLQAIQLGYKNLVLRLLQQGQDPTEADAAGSTPLHLAVMQGDPQVVEWLIKAGAEINAIDTTYIRNALFLAMLKHNIQLVELLLQHNSLTESPNGTHYLQEIGGSTAHKVALAEVFIAYNALPAELTEFAYVKEAQRRQEDLVAKLSSNNLAEARLMIQQGYYCSPLVKSMLSHVYNLFLHALEKDDVDRVASYYKKGVSLTIKDAQGNTPLHRAVILKRYKVIAYLLEVGVPVTVANNAGKTPFNLILNSERVLDTIILNIFLNYAYKNSSTLEMPTDTIFTLQDSDSDSDSIEKCCCIGDRNSSDSDVDTTRTSKCIIE from the coding sequence ATGATGTATAGCTATAAGTGGTTTTTGACTTTCAATGCAGTATTTTTAAGCTCTTGGTGCAATGGTCTTTTTGATGAAAAAGAATCTGTTAGTAAAGAAATAGAAACTCATGAATTTTTGCCCTCTGCAGCAATTACAAATATCAAAGAACTTTTAAATAGTATTTCTTCATACAATTATCAAAATGACAACTCAAATTCTAATGCTACAACGCCAGTTAGCAGTAGAGCCAATAGTGGATCAACAAGCGAAGAAATTTATCAAAATTACTTAACACCCAAAATGCCCTCAATGCATAGTTTGCTAGAGCAACTAAGCCAAGGCACTAAAAACCATTCTTCTAATATGTTAAAAAGCAGCAGTGAAAATTCAACAAGGATTCTTTTTTTACAAGCCATTCAATTAGGTTATAAAAACCTTGTTTTAAGGTTATTACAACAAGGACAAGATCCAACTGAAGCTGATGCTGCAGGATCTACTCCATTACATCTTGCAGTAATGCAAGGTGATCCTCAAGTGGTGGAATGGCTTATAAAGGCTGGTGCTGAAATTAATGCTATTGATACAACATATATTAGAAATGCACTATTTTTAGCCATGCTCAAACATAACATACAGCTTGTAGAACTACTTCTTCAGCATAATTCTTTAACTGAAAGTCCTAATGGAACGCACTATTTACAAGAAATAGGGGGTTCTACAGCTCACAAGGTAGCATTAGCAGAAGTTTTCATAGCATACAATGCTCTGCCTGCAGAGCTAACAGAATTTGCTTACGTAAAAGAAGCACAAAGAAGACAGGAGGATTTAGTGGCAAAGCTTTCTAGTAACAATCTTGCTGAAGCACGCCTTATGATTCAGCAAGGCTATTATTGTTCGCCTCTTGTAAAATCTATGCTTTCACACGTCTACAATTTATTTCTTCATGCTTTAGAAAAAGATGATGTCGATAGGGTAGCTTCCTATTATAAAAAAGGTGTATCACTCACTATTAAAGATGCCCAAGGCAACACGCCTTTGCATAGAGCTGTTATCTTAAAAAGATATAAAGTTATAGCTTACTTATTAGAAGTAGGAGTTCCTGTAACAGTTGCCAATAATGCAGGCAAAACCCCTTTTAATCTTATATTAAATTCTGAGAGGGTGTTAGATACTATAATACTTAATATATTCTTAAACTATGCTTATAAAAATAGTAGTACTTTAGAAATGCCAACAGATACTATATTTACCCTGCAAGATTCAGATAGCGATAGCGACTCGATTGAAAAATGTTGCTGTATAGGTGACCGGAATTCTTCCGATAGTGACGTCGATACAACAAGAACAAGCAAATGCATAATCGAGTAA
- the nfi gene encoding deoxyribonuclease V, protein MTLKQLHSWEVTKETAIELQRELSKNIIKEDHVGQVNFIAGIDMAINESTSMGRAAVVLMTYPDLVIIEKHVYEAPLHIPYIPGLLSFREIPCMLGAFAKLKQRPDLLLVDGMGIAHPRGLGIASHLGLWLNIPTIGCGKSLLVGHYDSTQLKVQAGSWVPLIYKKQVIGTVVRTRTNVSPLFISLGHLISLQTSIDYVLLCSKGYRLPEPVRQADKLSKDNKYPLL, encoded by the coding sequence ATGACATTAAAACAATTGCACAGTTGGGAAGTTACAAAAGAAACGGCCATCGAATTACAACGAGAGCTATCCAAAAACATTATTAAGGAAGATCATGTAGGTCAGGTTAATTTTATTGCTGGTATTGATATGGCAATCAACGAGTCTACAAGTATGGGTCGTGCTGCAGTAGTACTCATGACCTATCCAGACTTGGTTATTATAGAAAAACATGTTTACGAAGCACCTTTACACATACCTTATATTCCAGGATTACTCTCATTTCGTGAAATACCCTGCATGTTAGGGGCTTTTGCTAAATTAAAGCAACGCCCTGATCTACTGCTAGTCGATGGAATGGGTATAGCACATCCGCGCGGGCTTGGCATCGCATCACATTTAGGCTTATGGCTTAATATCCCAACTATTGGTTGCGGAAAATCATTGCTTGTAGGTCATTATGATTCTACTCAATTGAAAGTACAAGCTGGCTCATGGGTGCCACTTATCTATAAAAAACAAGTTATTGGTACTGTAGTTCGCACACGTACTAATGTAAGCCCATTGTTTATTTCGCTTGGACATCTTATAAGCCTACAGACGAGTATTGATTACGTACTTTTATGCTCTAAAGGCTATCGATTGCCTGAGCCTGTAAGGCAAGCAGATAAACTTTCAAAAGATAATAAGTACCCATTACTTTAG